The Salinibaculum sp. SYNS191 genome has a window encoding:
- a CDS encoding VanZ family protein — translation MPSFRVGQRARWGLVAVVAAAILVAAVVRPGDAGPTLGPLGVLGLDKYLHALAFAALAATLAAALATSSVERLLVVVVLVSVGYGLLVELLQLPLAYRSFSLLDLAADAVGAVLVALLWRGGQWLRRPDAATATE, via the coding sequence GTGCCCTCGTTTCGCGTCGGACAGCGCGCTCGCTGGGGACTCGTCGCCGTCGTCGCCGCGGCCATCCTCGTCGCCGCAGTCGTGCGACCGGGCGACGCCGGCCCGACGCTGGGACCGCTCGGCGTCCTCGGCCTCGACAAGTACCTGCACGCGCTGGCCTTCGCCGCGCTGGCGGCCACGCTGGCGGCCGCACTCGCCACGTCCTCTGTCGAGCGCCTGCTGGTCGTCGTGGTCCTGGTGAGCGTCGGCTACGGCCTCCTCGTCGAACTCCTCCAGTTACCGCTTGCCTACCGCTCGTTCAGCCTGCTCGACCTGGCGGCCGACGCCGTCGGGGCAGTCCTGGTCGCGCTTCTCTGGCGTGGCGGCCAGTGGCTCCGACGGCCCGACGCCGCGACGGCCACGGAGTGA
- a CDS encoding PKD domain-containing protein translates to MSGFTRRSLVKALGSAVAGATAVGMASAADIEGSVTFEDQTVGGNQEVVVAEVRASADVFYVLSTPGHEIEFAKGTLPSGTHTDVTVSLGTELQENQSLAFTLYPAGGGSSITKDTAKVFPHGVSFVDGMSVTRVDADPDAGFNYPYFLYGPATTNDEAGTTPPLLVQSNNTGTATDDFAEHERSAKENVDGGLPRRLSDSLGVPLLIPVFPRPRSDPVDGSHYVHQLDRDTMQVSDGPLERVDLQLLRMVDHAREKLADEYHPVREKIIMNGFSASGNFVDRFTVLHPERVLSVTAGGLNGMALLPTDEVDGQTLRYHVGTADVEDITGEPVDTDALDEVNQFLYMGDEDTNDTIPYDDAWTSDELRQTALSVYGEDMIRERFPTCQRVYDEVGIDAQFRIYEGVGHTPRPAREDVIEFHRRSIAGEDVSDLGQNIRPEATVAVTPETPQVGESVEFDASASRTVDGTILSYTWDFGDGSTAAGETVTHAFTDPGEYEVAFAFVDDSGLEKTAVVAVTVGDGGEASDTDATPTPSDAGTTPTPGNEPTATPGSASATPAETPTQTAGENGPGFGLVSGLAGVAGAGTVGRWLRDDDEE, encoded by the coding sequence ATGAGCGGGTTCACGAGACGGTCACTGGTCAAGGCGCTCGGAAGCGCAGTCGCGGGAGCAACTGCCGTCGGGATGGCCTCGGCAGCGGACATCGAGGGGTCCGTGACGTTCGAGGACCAGACAGTCGGTGGGAATCAGGAGGTCGTCGTCGCGGAGGTGCGGGCGTCGGCAGACGTTTTCTACGTCCTGTCGACGCCCGGTCACGAAATCGAGTTCGCAAAGGGTACACTGCCGTCGGGGACCCACACTGACGTCACCGTGTCGCTCGGAACGGAACTCCAGGAAAATCAGAGCCTCGCGTTCACGCTGTACCCTGCTGGCGGCGGCAGTTCGATAACGAAAGACACAGCGAAGGTGTTTCCACACGGCGTCTCGTTCGTCGATGGAATGTCGGTGACGCGCGTCGACGCCGACCCCGACGCCGGGTTCAACTATCCGTACTTCCTGTACGGGCCGGCGACCACAAACGACGAAGCCGGGACGACGCCGCCGCTGCTCGTCCAGTCGAACAACACCGGCACGGCGACGGACGACTTCGCGGAGCACGAACGGAGCGCGAAGGAGAACGTCGACGGCGGATTGCCCCGGCGTCTCAGCGACAGTCTCGGTGTCCCGCTGCTGATTCCGGTGTTCCCCCGGCCGCGGTCGGACCCGGTCGACGGGAGCCACTACGTGCACCAGCTCGACCGCGACACGATGCAGGTTAGCGACGGGCCGCTGGAGCGGGTCGACCTGCAACTGCTCCGGATGGTCGACCACGCCCGCGAGAAACTGGCCGACGAGTACCACCCCGTCCGCGAGAAGATCATCATGAACGGCTTCTCCGCGTCGGGGAACTTCGTCGACCGGTTCACTGTCCTGCACCCGGAGCGCGTGCTGTCGGTCACCGCGGGTGGGCTGAACGGGATGGCGCTGCTGCCCACCGACGAAGTCGATGGGCAAACGTTGCGCTACCACGTCGGGACAGCAGACGTCGAGGACATCACCGGCGAACCAGTCGATACGGACGCGCTGGACGAGGTGAACCAGTTCCTCTACATGGGCGACGAGGACACCAACGACACGATTCCCTACGACGACGCGTGGACGAGCGACGAGTTGCGCCAGACCGCCCTCTCGGTCTACGGCGAGGACATGATACGCGAGCGGTTCCCGACCTGCCAGCGCGTCTACGACGAGGTCGGTATCGACGCCCAGTTCCGGATTTACGAGGGCGTCGGCCACACGCCCCGCCCGGCGCGAGAGGATGTAATCGAGTTCCACCGCCGGAGCATCGCCGGCGAGGACGTCAGCGACCTCGGCCAGAACATCCGCCCGGAGGCGACGGTCGCGGTGACGCCGGAGACGCCGCAGGTCGGCGAGTCCGTCGAGTTCGACGCCTCCGCGTCGCGGACCGTCGACGGGACGATACTCAGCTACACCTGGGACTTCGGCGATGGGTCGACGGCCGCCGGGGAGACCGTCACCCACGCGTTCACGGACCCCGGCGAGTACGAGGTCGCGTTCGCCTTCGTCGACGACTCGGGACTGGAGAAGACGGCCGTGGTCGCGGTGACCGTCGGGGACGGCGGCGAGGCGAGCGACACCGACGCGACGCCCACCCCGAGCGATGCAGGCACGACGCCGACGCCCGGGAACGAGCCGACGGCCACCCCCGGCAGTGCGAGCGCGACACCGGCCGAAACCCCGACGCAGACCGCGGGGGAGAACGGTCCCGGCTTCGGTCTCGTGAGTGGGCTGGCAGGCGTCGCTGGCGCGGGCACTGTCGGCAGGTGGCTCCGGGACGACGACGAGGAGTAG
- a CDS encoding ABC transporter permease codes for MSRRRVFRRAGKWAAGVAVVIAVLFVLRALAPSGSVPEQILDAILDTGYAGSVLRVTVPIAFAAFGGIFAEKSGIINIGIEGFLILSALSSIVAVQRFLEMGMGTTTALWLAFFVGILVSIAAAAVFAVFTIRYESNQVIAGLAVWLISLGLAPFVSLILFQSVNSPSVETFGTWTIPVLSEIPAVGPIFFDASPMVYLMLVTAPLAWYVLKYTRLGRRIRAAGENPRALDTAGVSVSRVRYVGVLLSGVLCGIGGAGFTLGQLGVFVGNLDTSIGGRGFLGIVAYLFGNYNPLASLGGAALFASFDSLQFRLQQISALDVPSQLFGILPYVVVLVTLTLIGRTRIPAALGEHYDDEE; via the coding sequence ATGAGCCGCCGCCGCGTCTTCCGCCGGGCCGGGAAGTGGGCCGCCGGTGTTGCGGTCGTCATCGCCGTCCTGTTCGTGCTGCGAGCACTGGCCCCCAGCGGGTCCGTTCCCGAGCAGATTCTCGACGCCATCCTCGACACCGGCTACGCGGGGTCGGTCCTGCGCGTGACCGTCCCCATCGCCTTCGCGGCCTTCGGCGGCATCTTCGCGGAGAAGTCCGGCATCATCAACATCGGCATCGAGGGCTTTCTCATCCTCTCGGCGCTGTCCAGCATCGTCGCCGTCCAGCGGTTCCTCGAGATGGGGATGGGGACGACGACGGCGCTGTGGCTGGCCTTCTTCGTCGGCATCCTCGTCAGCATCGCGGCCGCGGCCGTCTTCGCCGTCTTCACCATCCGCTACGAGTCGAACCAGGTCATCGCCGGCCTGGCCGTCTGGCTCATCTCGCTGGGACTCGCGCCGTTCGTCTCGCTCATCCTCTTCCAGAGCGTCAACAGCCCCTCCGTGGAGACCTTCGGCACCTGGACGATTCCGGTGCTCTCGGAGATTCCGGCCGTCGGCCCCATCTTCTTCGACGCCTCGCCGATGGTCTACCTGATGCTCGTCACGGCCCCGCTGGCCTGGTACGTGCTGAAGTACACCCGCCTGGGACGGCGCATCCGCGCGGCCGGCGAGAACCCGCGGGCGCTGGACACCGCGGGCGTCAGCGTGAGTCGCGTCCGCTACGTCGGCGTCCTGCTGTCGGGCGTGCTCTGTGGCATCGGCGGCGCGGGCTTCACGCTCGGGCAACTCGGCGTGTTCGTCGGCAACCTCGACACCAGCATCGGCGGCCGGGGCTTTCTCGGCATCGTCGCCTACCTCTTTGGCAACTACAACCCGCTCGCGTCGCTCGGCGGCGCGGCGCTGTTCGCCAGTTTCGACTCGCTGCAGTTCCGCCTCCAGCAGATTTCGGCGCTGGACGTTCCCAGTCAACTGTTCGGCATCCTCCCCTACGTCGTCGTGCTGGTGACGCTGACGCTCATCGGCCGGACGCGGATTCCCGCCGCGCTCGGCGAACACTACGACGACGAGGAGTAA
- a CDS encoding ABC transporter permease: MTDDGQTRIERLLGRFVGLSGGERVLVSVAAVGVAVVVGMLVILAAGYGASCGTPKFSLLGVSFCYDPVSVFTVLFQGAFGNVFNIALTLQQMTLLLFTGLSFAIAFRAGLFNIGAQGQFVLGSLATTVTILWVAPLVPDGTVGSLVLMPLGLVAGVVVGGLYGWLPGVLKARFDTNEVISTLLLNFIATAVAYVLVERFFNDPSIQGTITRAIPSAATFKPVVFPSNTNFALPLFLFALAVVVGVYLLLHRTTIGYDIRALGTQTKAAVFGGVDAESTTILSMTLAGAVAGIGGAIYVMMVIGRWQTGTPPIGFDGIAVSVLAGNNPLGLVPSSLLFGILESGSQAIQFNLGIPRQLVGVLRGLIILLVATPELFRIVGRTLNRRDVIDLSGGGTEP; the protein is encoded by the coding sequence ATGACAGACGACGGGCAGACCCGCATCGAGCGACTGCTGGGGCGTTTCGTCGGCCTCTCGGGCGGCGAGCGCGTCCTCGTCAGCGTGGCGGCCGTCGGCGTCGCCGTCGTCGTCGGCATGCTCGTGATACTCGCGGCCGGCTACGGCGCGAGTTGCGGGACGCCCAAGTTCTCGCTTCTCGGCGTCTCCTTCTGTTACGACCCCGTCTCCGTGTTCACGGTGCTCTTCCAGGGCGCGTTCGGCAACGTCTTCAACATCGCGCTGACGCTCCAGCAGATGACGCTGCTGCTCTTTACGGGCCTGAGCTTCGCCATCGCGTTCCGGGCCGGCCTGTTCAACATCGGCGCGCAGGGGCAGTTCGTCCTCGGCTCGCTGGCGACGACGGTCACCATCCTCTGGGTCGCGCCCCTCGTCCCCGACGGCACGGTCGGCAGCCTCGTGTTGATGCCGCTCGGACTCGTCGCCGGCGTCGTCGTCGGCGGGCTCTACGGGTGGCTGCCGGGCGTCCTGAAAGCCCGCTTCGACACCAACGAGGTCATCTCGACGCTGCTTCTGAACTTCATCGCCACCGCCGTCGCCTACGTGCTCGTCGAGCGCTTCTTCAACGACCCGTCCATCCAGGGGACCATCACGCGCGCGATTCCCTCCGCGGCGACGTTCAAACCGGTCGTCTTCCCGTCGAACACGAACTTCGCACTGCCGCTGTTTCTCTTCGCGCTGGCCGTCGTCGTCGGCGTCTACCTGCTGCTCCACCGGACGACCATCGGCTACGACATCCGCGCGCTGGGGACACAGACCAAGGCGGCCGTCTTCGGCGGCGTCGACGCCGAGTCCACGACCATCCTCTCGATGACCCTCGCCGGGGCCGTCGCCGGCATCGGCGGGGCCATCTACGTCATGATGGTCATCGGCCGCTGGCAGACCGGGACGCCACCCATCGGGTTCGACGGCATCGCCGTCTCGGTGCTGGCCGGGAACAACCCCCTCGGCCTCGTCCCCTCCAGCCTGCTCTTTGGAATCCTGGAGAGCGGCAGCCAGGCCATCCAGTTCAACCTCGGCATCCCGCGCCAGCTCGTGGGCGTGCTCCGTGGCCTCATCATCCTGCTCGTGGCAACGCCCGAACTCTTCCGCATCGTCGGCCGGACGCTGAACCGCCGTGACGTCATCGACCTCTCCGGGGGAGGGACGGAGCCATGA
- a CDS encoding ABC transporter ATP-binding protein: MNPAVSLRGITKRFPGGVVANDEVDLEVGEGTVHALLGENGAGKTTLMNVLYGLYEPTAGEIHVGDERVDFDSPQDAIERGIGMIHQHFTLVGPMTVRENIALGWEPVKYGGARVDDSRIADAIEDLSERYGLALGDVTDAPVEELSVGAQQRVEVVKTLYRGADVFIFDEPTAVLTPQEVDELFGVFEELTAQGKTIIFITHKLGEALEVADEITVLRDGERVDTVDAAETTQEDLARKMVGREVLLDVEKTSTDHGDPRLTVSNLSVEDDRGVAAVQDLDVTVRAGEIFGIAGVDGNGQTELIEAITGLRDDASGSVQFDGDDVTALSRQERLGRNLAYIPGDRQERALVLDFDLVKNAVLGSQHREPFAKGGRIDWGRVRAHTEDIIETYDVRPANPNATARSLSGGNQQKFVVGREFSRDPDIVVAAHPTRGVDIGSMEFIHERLLAMRDQGVAVLLVSASLDEITRLSDRIGVMYEGEFVDVVQPENVTEEELGLMMAGETPESDAGTKVQRT, encoded by the coding sequence ATGAACCCGGCAGTCAGTCTTCGGGGAATCACCAAACGGTTCCCGGGTGGCGTCGTCGCGAACGACGAGGTCGACCTGGAGGTCGGCGAGGGGACCGTCCACGCACTCCTCGGGGAGAACGGAGCCGGCAAGACAACCCTGATGAACGTCCTCTACGGCCTCTACGAGCCGACGGCCGGCGAGATACACGTCGGAGACGAGCGGGTCGACTTCGACTCGCCCCAGGACGCCATCGAGCGCGGCATCGGGATGATTCACCAGCACTTCACGCTGGTCGGCCCGATGACGGTCCGGGAGAACATCGCGCTCGGGTGGGAGCCGGTGAAGTACGGCGGTGCCAGGGTCGACGACAGTCGCATCGCCGACGCCATCGAGGACCTGAGCGAGCGCTACGGACTGGCGCTGGGCGACGTGACCGACGCCCCCGTCGAGGAGTTGAGCGTCGGCGCACAACAGCGCGTCGAGGTGGTCAAGACGCTGTACCGCGGGGCCGACGTCTTCATCTTCGACGAGCCGACGGCCGTGTTGACCCCCCAGGAGGTCGACGAACTCTTCGGCGTCTTCGAGGAACTGACCGCGCAGGGCAAGACGATAATCTTCATCACCCACAAGCTCGGCGAGGCGCTGGAGGTGGCCGACGAGATTACCGTCCTCCGGGACGGCGAGCGCGTCGACACCGTCGACGCCGCCGAGACGACCCAGGAGGACCTCGCGCGGAAGATGGTCGGTCGCGAGGTGTTGCTCGACGTCGAGAAGACGAGCACCGACCACGGCGACCCGCGGCTCACCGTCTCGAACCTCTCGGTCGAGGACGACCGGGGCGTCGCCGCGGTGCAGGACCTCGACGTGACCGTCCGCGCGGGCGAGATATTCGGCATCGCGGGCGTCGACGGCAACGGCCAGACCGAACTCATCGAGGCCATCACCGGCCTGCGAGACGATGCCAGCGGCAGCGTGCAGTTCGACGGCGACGACGTCACGGCGCTGTCACGCCAGGAGCGACTGGGGCGGAACCTGGCGTACATCCCCGGCGACCGCCAGGAGCGGGCGCTGGTGCTGGACTTCGACCTCGTGAAAAACGCCGTTCTCGGCAGTCAGCACCGCGAACCCTTCGCGAAGGGCGGACGCATCGACTGGGGGCGGGTCCGGGCCCACACCGAGGACATCATCGAGACGTACGACGTGCGCCCGGCCAACCCCAACGCGACGGCGCGGTCGCTGTCGGGCGGGAACCAGCAGAAGTTCGTCGTCGGCCGGGAGTTCTCGCGGGACCCCGACATCGTGGTCGCCGCCCACCCCACCCGCGGCGTCGACATCGGGAGCATGGAGTTCATCCACGAGCGCCTGCTGGCGATGCGCGACCAGGGGGTTGCCGTCCTGCTGGTGTCGGCGTCGCTGGACGAGATTACGCGGCTGTCGGACCGCATCGGCGTGATGTACGAGGGGGAGTTCGTGGACGTCGTACAGCCGGAGAACGTGACCGAGGAGGAGCTGGGACTGATGATGGCCGGTGAGACACCCGAAAGTGACGCGGGAACGAAGGTGCAACGCACGTGA
- a CDS encoding BMP family lipoprotein: protein MYSRRDVLKASGVGLTISLAGCSGDGGDGGSDGGDGGDGGDGGSDGGDGGSGGSTSMPGEDINVGMIYALGGLGDQSFSDAANRGIKNAEEEYGVSFQNAEPQSSGDFDRFQKRFARSSSPDYDLIVCLGFEHVAPLQENAQAYPDQNWALLDAAVDQPNVENWVYAEQQGTYLVGRAAAQLSTMDFSAGGGQTDPSNTTLGFVGGVEVPVVQAFEAGFRAGAKSINEDFEVLSSYVGGFSNPGEAEETARSMIDQGADVLLHGAGAGGSGVFKAAQDRGVFAFGADQRQSETAPKYSDVILGSMIKGVDTSVMQAVEHVVNDNFQGGETFELAAGEGGFELLWGVDIGDQIPQEIKDDVESTKQEIADGNIDVPTKPS from the coding sequence ATGTACTCTCGCCGGGACGTACTGAAAGCGAGTGGCGTGGGACTAACAATCAGTCTGGCGGGATGTTCTGGGGACGGCGGCGACGGTGGCAGCGACGGCGGCGACGGTGGCGATGGCGGAGACGGCGGCAGCGACGGTGGCGACGGCGGCAGCGGGGGCAGCACGTCGATGCCGGGCGAGGACATCAACGTCGGGATGATATACGCGCTCGGCGGCCTCGGTGACCAGTCCTTCTCGGACGCCGCCAACCGCGGCATCAAGAACGCCGAGGAGGAGTACGGCGTCTCCTTCCAGAACGCCGAACCCCAGAGCAGCGGCGACTTCGACCGGTTCCAGAAGCGCTTCGCGCGCTCGTCGAGCCCGGACTACGACCTCATCGTCTGTCTCGGGTTCGAGCACGTCGCGCCGCTGCAGGAGAACGCACAGGCGTACCCCGACCAGAACTGGGCGCTGCTCGACGCGGCGGTCGACCAGCCCAACGTCGAGAACTGGGTCTACGCCGAGCAGCAGGGGACCTACCTCGTCGGGCGCGCCGCGGCCCAGCTATCCACGATGGACTTTTCGGCCGGCGGCGGCCAGACGGACCCCTCGAACACGACGCTTGGCTTCGTCGGCGGCGTCGAGGTACCCGTCGTCCAGGCCTTCGAGGCTGGTTTCCGGGCCGGCGCGAAGAGCATCAACGAGGACTTCGAGGTGCTCAGTAGCTACGTCGGCGGCTTCTCGAACCCCGGCGAAGCCGAGGAAACGGCCCGCTCGATGATAGACCAGGGCGCGGACGTCCTGCTCCACGGAGCCGGGGCCGGTGGCTCCGGCGTCTTCAAGGCCGCACAGGACCGCGGCGTCTTCGCCTTCGGGGCGGACCAGCGTCAGTCCGAGACCGCGCCGAAGTACTCGGACGTCATCCTCGGCAGCATGATAAAGGGCGTCGACACGAGCGTCATGCAGGCCGTCGAACACGTCGTCAACGACAACTTCCAGGGCGGCGAGACGTTCGAACTCGCCGCCGGCGAGGGCGGCTTCGAACTGCTCTGGGGCGTCGACATCGGCGACCAGATTCCACAGGAGATCAAGGACGACGTGGAGTCGACGAAGCAGGAGATCGCCGACGGGAACATCGACGTGCCGACCAAGCCGTCCTGA
- a CDS encoding VOC family protein: MVEGFHHAGVAVSDVPRAVEFYEGVLGFEPLGPDDPAETIETATYFWLAIADDQWLNLAANPDAVPDYPGNLDDPHLAFRVSEAEADRISRRLADRDVAVTESPTSLYFRDPDGNLVEVTQWDGPER; this comes from the coding sequence ATGGTCGAAGGGTTCCACCACGCGGGCGTCGCCGTCTCCGACGTCCCCCGCGCAGTCGAGTTCTACGAGGGCGTTCTCGGGTTCGAACCGCTCGGTCCGGACGACCCGGCCGAGACCATCGAGACAGCCACCTACTTCTGGCTGGCAATCGCCGACGACCAGTGGCTCAACCTCGCAGCGAACCCGGATGCGGTTCCCGACTATCCGGGGAATCTGGACGACCCGCACCTCGCCTTTCGCGTCTCGGAGGCCGAGGCCGACCGCATCAGCCGACGACTGGCCGACCGGGACGTCGCGGTGACCGAGTCGCCGACGAGCCTGTACTTCCGCGACCCGGACGGCAACCTCGTGGAGGTGACACAGTGGGACGGACCAGAACGGTGA
- a CDS encoding adenosylhomocysteinase → MSPTEHGSDDPLAWARDYTPILESFREEYGENQPLDGYTVAFASHLEAKSGVTIETLRAAGAEVLFAPSEPQSTHGDVVDALDAQDGITAFAWEGMTDDEFDEAQHDLLEHEPDFILDDGCELIAKVHAEHPDVAAQVIGGGEQTTAGITRLEAMEEEDVLQFPVYGVNDTPMKHFFDNVHGTGESSLTNIAITTNSIISGKDVVVAGYGYCGRGIASKARGMGGQTIVTEVDPRKALQAHMDGHRVMSMDEAAEVGDLFISATGNREVMRAEHFEQMQDGAILSNSGHFDVEIDLPALEEMAEETTTPKEGVTRYHMPDGRRLNLLADGRLVNLTGPYSQGHPAEVMDTTFAMMFMAAYDMLVDGPDLEPGLYNIPDRLDRAVAERKLDTLGVNIDEFTESQQAYTEEWEHPDSSF, encoded by the coding sequence ATGTCACCCACCGAGCACGGTTCCGACGACCCCCTGGCGTGGGCGCGCGATTACACACCGATTCTCGAATCCTTCCGCGAGGAGTACGGCGAGAACCAGCCGCTGGACGGCTACACCGTCGCCTTCGCCTCCCACCTGGAGGCAAAGTCCGGCGTCACCATCGAGACGCTGCGGGCGGCCGGCGCCGAGGTGCTGTTCGCGCCCAGCGAACCCCAGAGCACCCACGGCGATGTCGTCGACGCCCTGGACGCCCAGGACGGCATCACCGCCTTCGCCTGGGAGGGCATGACCGACGACGAGTTCGACGAGGCCCAGCACGACCTGCTCGAACACGAACCCGACTTCATTCTCGACGACGGCTGTGAACTCATCGCGAAGGTCCACGCCGAACACCCCGACGTCGCCGCGCAGGTCATCGGCGGCGGCGAGCAGACTACCGCCGGCATCACCCGCCTCGAAGCGATGGAGGAGGAGGACGTCCTGCAGTTCCCCGTCTACGGCGTCAACGACACGCCGATGAAGCACTTCTTCGACAACGTCCACGGCACCGGCGAGTCCTCTCTGACGAACATCGCCATCACGACGAACTCCATCATCTCCGGCAAGGACGTCGTCGTCGCCGGCTACGGCTACTGCGGCCGCGGCATCGCCAGCAAGGCCCGCGGGATGGGCGGCCAGACCATCGTCACCGAGGTCGACCCCCGCAAGGCCCTGCAGGCGCACATGGACGGCCACCGCGTCATGAGCATGGACGAGGCCGCCGAGGTCGGCGACCTGTTCATCTCCGCGACCGGCAACCGCGAGGTCATGCGCGCCGAGCACTTCGAGCAGATGCAGGACGGTGCCATCCTCTCGAACTCCGGGCACTTCGACGTCGAAATCGACCTGCCCGCACTCGAAGAGATGGCCGAGGAGACGACCACCCCGAAGGAAGGCGTCACCCGCTATCACATGCCCGACGGCCGCCGCCTGAACCTGCTGGCGGACGGCCGCCTCGTGAACCTCACCGGCCCCTACAGCCAGGGCCACCCCGCCGAGGTCATGGACACCACGTTCGCGATGATGTTCATGGCGGCCTACGACATGCTCGTCGACGGTCCCGACCTGGAACCGGGCCTCTACAACATCCCGGACCGGCTGGACCGCGCGGTCGCGGAGCGCAAACTCGACACCCTGGGCGTGAACATCGACGAGTTCACCGAGAGCCAGCAGGCCTACACCGAGGAGTGGGAGCACCCCGACAGCAGTTTCTGA
- a CDS encoding XapX domain-containing protein, with protein sequence MTSQIVLALLTGIFAGALFSAVEVPMPAPPSLAGILGIVGLFLGYRAVEWLGYTIDLPGVLGSLF encoded by the coding sequence ATGACATCACAGATTGTGCTGGCTCTGCTGACGGGAATTTTCGCTGGAGCCCTGTTCAGTGCCGTCGAAGTGCCGATGCCAGCACCGCCGAGTCTCGCCGGGATTCTGGGAATCGTCGGCCTCTTTCTCGGCTACAGGGCGGTCGAGTGGCTGGGGTACACTATCGACCTGCCGGGCGTGCTGGGTAGCCTCTTCTGA
- a CDS encoding NAD-dependent epimerase/dehydratase family protein yields MDIIVTGGRGTSGRWVVDRLADSHAVTVLDQTHPGQDGHPDVDYRALDLTEAGGVFDTVTELDPDAVVHWAAIPVAGNHPGTDLYENNTLAAHNVLTAAGRVGADVVQASSDGTYGFFFAAETPVPDELPVTESHPLRPEDPYGLSKVVTEEIAKTVARRDGVSVASIRPSWIQEPGNYPCRADDYVADRSAGAGNYWSYVDVRDVVDMVEAALAEPVDGHEPFNCVAPDNALGEPLAELVEDYYGDLPDDCTVEGDASAYSTAKAERLLGWEPTHSWREAADEPVDPPQV; encoded by the coding sequence ATGGACATCATCGTCACCGGCGGCCGCGGGACCTCCGGCCGCTGGGTCGTCGACCGACTCGCCGACAGCCACGCGGTCACGGTCCTCGACCAGACCCACCCCGGACAGGACGGCCACCCCGACGTCGACTACCGGGCGCTGGACCTCACCGAGGCCGGGGGCGTCTTCGACACCGTCACCGAACTCGACCCCGACGCAGTCGTCCACTGGGCGGCCATCCCCGTCGCCGGCAACCACCCGGGGACTGACCTCTACGAGAACAACACGCTCGCCGCGCACAACGTCCTCACCGCGGCGGGCCGCGTCGGGGCCGACGTGGTCCAGGCCTCCTCCGACGGCACCTACGGCTTCTTCTTCGCCGCGGAGACGCCGGTGCCCGACGAACTCCCCGTCACGGAGTCCCACCCGCTCCGGCCTGAGGACCCCTACGGGCTCTCGAAGGTCGTCACCGAGGAGATAGCGAAGACCGTCGCCCGCCGGGACGGCGTCTCCGTCGCCTCCATCCGCCCATCGTGGATTCAGGAACCCGGCAACTATCCCTGCCGGGCCGACGACTACGTCGCGGACCGCTCGGCCGGGGCCGGTAACTACTGGTCCTACGTCGACGTCCGCGACGTGGTGGACATGGTCGAGGCGGCACTCGCAGAGCCCGTCGACGGCCACGAACCCTTCAACTGCGTCGCGCCGGACAACGCGCTCGGAGAACCGCTGGCCGAACTCGTGGAAGATTACTACGGCGACCTCCCCGACGACTGCACCGTCGAGGGCGACGCGTCGGCCTATTCGACGGCGAAAGCCGAACGGCTGCTCGGCTGGGAGCCGACCCACTCCTGGCGCGAGGCAGCCGACGAGCCCGTCGACCCACCGCAGGTCTGA